A part of Paroedura picta isolate Pp20150507F chromosome 7, Ppicta_v3.0, whole genome shotgun sequence genomic DNA contains:
- the LOC143841694 gene encoding uncharacterized protein LOC143841694, with amino-acid sequence MTDFLARISLGREAMRRQVLLGVSVGLQLLAGLCSGVTVTQKEWFMIVQVGANATIPCEQDDSSYISILWYRQKISSTERQMEFIGYSVHGNSPVMEMDKTKFAIDRLNVNKARLSIAAVQVADTAGYFCAASKGTV; translated from the exons ATGACAGATTTTCTGGCCCGCATTTCTCTTGGAAGAGAGGCCATGCGGAGGCAGGTGCTGTTGGGGGTCTCTGTGGGCCTGCAGCTCTTGGCAG GTCTCTGCAGTGGGGTCACAGTGACCCAGAAGGAATGGTTCATGATTGTCCAGGTGGGGGCCAATGCTACTATCCCCTGTGAACAAGATGACTCTTCCTACATCAGCATCCTGTGGTATCGGCAGAAAATCAGCAGCACGGAGAGGCAGATGGAGTTCATTGGCTACTCTGTACACGGGAACTCCCCTGTGATGGAGATGGATAAAACCAAATTCGCTATCGACAGACTGAACGTGAACAAGGCCCGCCTGTCCATTGCTGCGGTGCAGGTGGCGGACACAGCAGGATATTTCTGTGCAGCTAGTAAAGGCACAGTGTGA